CCAAGCGCGCACGCTCCCTGGCCAGGGCGCAGCTGACCCACGCCGTGCGAGCAATGAACAAGTATCCGCTCGCGACAGGTGAGATTGTGGCGGCCTGGTGCCTGTCCGACATGATCACGGGGAACACCCGTGAGGCCTCGTTCATCTACGGACTCATGAACACCGCCATCGCACGAAATCCCGGGCACGTCCAGATGCGCAAGACCCTGGTGGCTTTTGGCCGCGGGCTGCTGGCCTCCATGAACGGCGAATGGCCGGCAGCGGCCGAAAACCTGACGCTGGCATGCGCGGAGCTTGAGGACTTCTCCGGAACAGGATCCGAGGGGTTGCTGCTCGCAACGCTGGCCCTGGCCCATGCCGCCAACGGCAACCATGCGGCCTCCGCAGAGGTGCGCCAGCAGCTGCTCAACCGAACCACGGGGGAGAGCCGGCTGCTGGAACTGCCCTCGCGCTATGCCCTGCTCCTCGCCTCCATGTATGCTCCCACCGGCGGCGAAGGCGCCGAGGCGCTGGCGCTTGTCGAGCTGGCCCGCAGCTTTGACTTTGCCCTGATGGAGTTGCGGGCCCTGCACCTTCTTGCCTGCTGCACCACTGAGGGGCTTACCCCCGCGCAACTGCAACGTGCACGATCGCTGGCGGCGGCCGTCGATGCTCCCATCGCCGCCCCGCTGCTGGCAAGCTGTGAGCACCTGGCGGCAGGCGGGTTGCCGAGCCGGGGCGAAGCGGCCCGGCTGCTCGCCCGCCGCGGGCTCTTTGTGCCCGCCGCCCCGCTGCAAAGCCTCACCCCGCGTGAACAGCAGCTCGCCGGGCTCTTGGCTCTCGGATACACCAACAACCAGATCACCAAAAAGCTGGTCATCTCCAAACGCACCACCGAAACGCATACTGCCAAGATCTACCAGAAACTCAACATCAACTCTCGCGACGACATCGGCGAGGCCTTGGATGCGCTGGAGTCGGTGGGCGGTTAACTGCCGCTGCACAGTTTGAAGCACGACGGCGGCTGGCGGGCCGGGGAGCCCAAGCCCGCCAACCGCCGTCGTACTCCACAAACCGGAATCGAGTACGCACTTAGTGGACCAAAATAACGGAAGAAAGCGCTTTCCAGTCTAATAACTGCGTACTCGATTTGGAGGAAGGGAGGGATTCCGCATCCAACGCAAAAGCGCCGCCCCACAAGGGAGCGGCGCTTTTGCTGCTGACTGAAAGCGAAGCCTAGATCTGGCGGGCCAGAATTGCCTGCTTGACCTCGGCGATTGCCTGCGTGACCTGGATGCCGCGGGGGCATGCTTCGGTGCAGTTGAAGGTGGTGCGGCAACGCCACACGCCTTCCTTGTCGTTGAGGATCTCCAGGCGCATGTCGCCGGCGTCGTCGCGGGAGTCAAAGATGAAGCGGTGTGCATTCACAATGGCTGCCGGGCCGAAGTACTGGCCGTCGGTCCAGAACACGGGACAGGATGACGTGCACGCGGCGCACAGGATGCACTTGGTGGTGTCGTCAAAACGCTCGCGCTCTTCGGCGGACTGGAGGCGCTCCTTGGTGGGGGAGTGGTCGCGGTTGATCAGGAACGGCATGACCTCGCGGAAGGACTGGAAGAACGGTTCCATGTCCACGATCAAGTCCTTCTCCACGGGCAGGCCCTTGATGGGCTCAACCGTGATCGGCTTGGACGT
This genomic interval from Arthrobacter sp. PAMC 25486 contains the following:
- a CDS encoding succinate dehydrogenase iron-sulfur subunit, yielding MSTVEAELPEPASKIELPAHLGGGGEIPTFDVTLRVRRYDPEFSEESKWEDFTMTMYGTDRVLDALHKVKWEQDGSLSFRRSCAHGVCGSDAMRINGRNRLACKTLLKDLDTSKPITVEPIKGLPVEKDLIVDMEPFFQSFREVMPFLINRDHSPTKERLQSAEERERFDDTTKCILCAACTSSCPVFWTDGQYFGPAAIVNAHRFIFDSRDDAGDMRLEILNDKEGVWRCRTTFNCTEACPRGIQVTQAIAEVKQAILARQI